From the Leptospira licerasiae serovar Varillal str. VAR 010 genome, one window contains:
- a CDS encoding HigA family addiction module antitoxin has protein sequence MNKRKPTHPGEILLEDIIKPLGLTITEAAKDLGISRKTLSEIVNCKSPVTPEMAVRIAIATNTSAESWLSMQTKLDLWTAMQERPKNIIKFPISAQ, from the coding sequence ATGAATAAAAGAAAACCTACTCATCCTGGTGAAATTTTACTAGAAGATATAATAAAGCCCTTAGGATTAACTATCACTGAGGCTGCGAAAGACTTAGGAATATCTCGCAAGACGTTATCAGAAATAGTGAATTGCAAAAGTCCAGTTACTCCGGAAATGGCAGTAAGAATAGCAATTGCAACGAATACCTCAGCAGAGAGTTGGCTGAGCATGCAAACAAAATTAGATTTATGGACTGCGATGCAAGAAAGGCCTAAGAATATAATCAAGTTTCCAATTTCTGCGCAATAG